A genomic segment from Bryobacteraceae bacterium encodes:
- a CDS encoding ABC transporter ATP-binding protein — protein MELIRVTNVCKWFRRHTGPKLVRDHLRDLFRGTPPEHRFYALKNVSFSVREGESLAIVGRNGAGKSTLLSLVAGLCDPDSGSVETKGTVAALMEMGAGFHYDLTGAENVRLNASILGLSQKRTEELLPSIIEFSGIADFIDEPVRTYSSGMVMRLGFAVAAHVESDVMILDEVIAVGDLQFAERCLDRIRQLRTAGKTLLFVSHSADLVSQFCDRAIWLDHGEVVMDGKATSVLGSYAGQITPEVES, from the coding sequence ATGGAACTCATCCGCGTCACCAACGTCTGCAAGTGGTTCCGGCGCCATACGGGACCCAAGCTAGTGCGGGATCACCTTCGCGACCTGTTCCGCGGAACTCCCCCCGAGCATCGTTTCTACGCGTTGAAGAACGTGAGCTTCTCGGTGCGGGAGGGCGAGAGCCTCGCCATTGTCGGCCGCAACGGCGCGGGCAAGAGCACGCTGCTGAGCCTCGTGGCCGGGCTCTGCGATCCCGATTCGGGCTCCGTCGAAACCAAGGGCACCGTGGCCGCGCTGATGGAGATGGGCGCGGGGTTTCATTACGACCTCACGGGCGCTGAGAACGTCCGCCTCAACGCATCGATCCTCGGGTTGTCGCAGAAGCGCACCGAAGAACTGCTTCCCTCGATCATCGAGTTCTCCGGAATCGCCGACTTCATTGACGAACCCGTGCGAACATATTCGTCCGGGATGGTGATGCGCCTGGGATTCGCCGTCGCGGCGCACGTCGAATCCGACGTGATGATCCTTGATGAAGTCATCGCCGTTGGCGACCTTCAATTCGCCGAGCGCTGCCTCGACCGCATCCGCCAACTGCGTACCGCCGGCAAAACGCTGCTCTTCGTCTCCCACTCGGCCGACCTGGTGAGTCAGTTCTGCGACCGCGCCATCTGGCTCGATCACGGCGAGGTGGTGATGGACGGCAAAGCCACGTCCGTGCTCGGCTCCTACGCCGGGCAGATCACGCCCGAGGTGGAAAGCTGA
- a CDS encoding ABC transporter permease, whose product MWRGEPSYLLRNLILKDFRIRYRNMSLGVFWSLLNPLVMMAVFTFVFTKVMKTGDADFPVFVLCGLLPVNFFGMAWIGGTSSIVENVGLVKRVPMPREIVPVASVLSNCLHLFIQLALLLVMALWWGKGVHSSWLWIGPLLGIFVVFVCGLALLCSALHVYVRDTRYVVESANLVLFWLVPVFYPFSFVPQEYAGLYELNPVAAVVLGLREIVLGGNAPRGILMWKLAAAAVFTLALGHFVFNRLRRGFYQHL is encoded by the coding sequence ATGTGGCGCGGAGAACCCAGCTACTTACTCCGTAACCTGATCCTGAAAGATTTTCGGATCCGTTACCGGAACATGTCCCTCGGAGTCTTCTGGTCTCTCTTGAACCCGCTTGTCATGATGGCGGTGTTCACCTTCGTCTTTACCAAGGTGATGAAGACCGGCGACGCCGATTTCCCCGTCTTCGTCCTGTGCGGCTTGTTGCCGGTGAACTTCTTCGGCATGGCCTGGATCGGCGGCACCTCGTCGATCGTCGAAAACGTGGGGCTCGTGAAACGCGTGCCGATGCCGCGCGAGATCGTCCCCGTCGCCAGCGTGCTTTCCAACTGCCTCCATCTGTTCATACAGCTCGCGCTGCTGCTTGTCATGGCGCTGTGGTGGGGCAAGGGGGTGCACTCAAGTTGGCTGTGGATCGGGCCGCTGCTCGGAATCTTCGTGGTCTTCGTTTGCGGACTGGCGCTGCTTTGCTCCGCGCTCCACGTCTACGTCCGGGACACGCGGTACGTAGTGGAGTCGGCCAACCTCGTGCTGTTCTGGCTGGTTCCCGTGTTCTATCCGTTCTCGTTCGTCCCGCAGGAGTACGCCGGCCTTTATGAATTGAATCCGGTTGCGGCCGTGGTGCTCGGATTGCGGGAGATTGTGCTCGGCGGCAATGCCCCGCGCGGCATCCTCATGTGGAAGCTCGCCGCGGCGGCTGTGTTCACTCTCGCCCTCGGGCACTTCGTTTTCAACCGGCTCCGCCGCGGATTCTACCAGCACCTGTAG
- a CDS encoding nuclear transport factor 2 family protein, which yields MESLEIRAVACRVLVGEVTMNQTPIDCAGALTEMYAAFQRGDIPAILEMLDDNVEWESWADNYAQRTHVPWLAPRKGKQGAADFFAIVGAMKFHTFRVIAVLGGPGQAAGEVEIDAELSGGKRLRDQELHLVNFNEAGKVVRFRHYLDTAKHIVAAK from the coding sequence ATGGAGTCCTTGGAGATCCGCGCCGTCGCCTGCCGCGTACTGGTAGGCGAGGTGACCATGAACCAAACGCCGATCGATTGCGCGGGAGCGCTCACGGAAATGTACGCCGCCTTTCAGCGTGGCGACATCCCGGCGATTCTCGAGATGCTTGACGACAACGTCGAATGGGAGTCCTGGGCGGACAATTACGCCCAGAGGACCCATGTGCCGTGGCTCGCGCCGCGAAAAGGAAAGCAGGGAGCTGCGGACTTTTTCGCGATCGTGGGTGCCATGAAGTTCCACACTTTCCGGGTGATCGCGGTGCTCGGCGGACCCGGACAGGCCGCCGGCGAAGTGGAGATCGACGCCGAACTGTCCGGCGGCAAGCGGCTCCGCGATCAGGAGTTGCACCTGGTGAATTTCAATGAGGCGGGCAAGGTGGTCCGTTTCCGCCACTACCTCGATACGGCGAAGCACATCGTAGCCGCGAAATAA